The following proteins are co-located in the Oceanimonas sp. GK1 genome:
- a CDS encoding hemolysin III family protein has product MFLSDPNPSREQLPVEELANSISHGLALVAMMFGTPWLIVNSVRYGTAADVVGASVFAATAMLLYFSSALYHVLKPGKVKRVCRRIEHAAIFLLIAGTYTPFTLGVLRGAWGWSLFGLIWGMAAAGIVLNIMPKRPHSVVATGLYLVMGWLIVLAAKPLWSVLPTSGLLWLAGGGLFYTLGVVFFATDARLRFGHFIWHLFVMGGTLCHYFAVLWYAS; this is encoded by the coding sequence ATGTTCTTATCAGATCCCAATCCATCGCGTGAGCAGTTACCGGTTGAGGAGCTGGCAAACAGCATCAGTCATGGCCTGGCGCTGGTCGCCATGATGTTCGGCACACCCTGGCTTATTGTTAATTCGGTGCGTTACGGCACCGCAGCAGATGTGGTTGGCGCCAGTGTCTTTGCCGCCACGGCCATGCTGCTTTATTTCTCATCGGCGCTTTATCACGTGCTGAAGCCCGGCAAAGTCAAGCGAGTGTGCCGGCGCATTGAGCATGCCGCGATTTTTCTGCTGATCGCTGGTACCTACACTCCCTTTACCCTGGGCGTGCTGCGGGGGGCCTGGGGCTGGTCCCTGTTTGGGTTGATCTGGGGGATGGCGGCTGCCGGCATTGTGCTGAATATAATGCCGAAGCGCCCTCATTCGGTGGTGGCTACTGGCCTTTATCTGGTGATGGGCTGGTTGATTGTGCTGGCTGCCAAACCACTGTGGTCCGTCTTGCCCACGTCGGGCCTGTTGTGGCTTGCGGGCGGCGGTCTGTTCTACACCCTGGGCGTGGTGTTTTTTGCCACCGATGCCAGGCTGCGCTTCGGCCATTTCATCTGGCACCTCTTTGTGATGGGCGGCACCCTGTGCCATTACTTTGCGGTGCTCTGGTATGCAAGCTGA
- a CDS encoding helix-turn-helix domain-containing protein, which produces MHSCHLTSLLPAQERQDYWRGVIGSTYFDLALHFSEQQRFYGQLWRWDVAPFGISFLSTSATRYHRLKQHINRHEDHHFLITLPERHEVHFSQERRSVRCRPGGFILERSDKPYEFEYGQDNSLWVVRVPGSLLRARLRLPERYLFSEFDRSQGLGAVFFDYFRSITNQVAYLDDRQAAALMRQLIELFALAVEGDPRAISSEDSGLRQVHLQRVEQYIRDHIREPGLNPEQVAGACGISTRYLHKLFQGQEFSVGQWIRELRLQGAEADIRAAGPGRTLADIAYKWGFNDQAHFCRCFKTRFGMTPKAARRG; this is translated from the coding sequence ATGCATTCATGCCATCTGACCAGTTTGCTGCCGGCGCAGGAGCGGCAGGATTACTGGCGCGGGGTGATCGGAAGCACCTATTTCGACCTGGCCCTGCACTTTAGTGAACAGCAGCGCTTTTACGGCCAGCTGTGGCGCTGGGACGTGGCGCCCTTCGGCATCTCCTTTCTCAGCACCTCGGCCACCCGCTACCACCGCCTCAAACAGCACATCAACCGGCACGAAGACCACCACTTCCTGATCACCCTTCCCGAGCGCCACGAGGTGCACTTCAGCCAGGAGCGGCGCAGCGTGCGCTGCCGGCCCGGGGGCTTTATCCTGGAGCGCAGCGACAAGCCCTACGAGTTTGAATACGGCCAGGACAACAGCCTGTGGGTGGTGCGGGTGCCCGGCTCGCTGCTGCGCGCCCGGCTGCGACTGCCCGAGCGTTATCTGTTCAGCGAGTTCGACCGCAGCCAGGGGCTGGGGGCGGTGTTTTTCGACTACTTTCGCAGCATCACCAATCAGGTGGCCTACCTGGACGACCGCCAGGCGGCGGCGCTGATGCGCCAGCTGATTGAGCTGTTCGCCCTGGCGGTGGAAGGGGACCCGCGCGCCATTTCCAGCGAAGACAGCGGCCTGCGCCAGGTGCACCTGCAGCGGGTAGAGCAGTACATTCGCGATCATATTCGCGAACCCGGCCTCAACCCCGAGCAGGTGGCCGGGGCCTGCGGCATTTCCACCCGCTATTTGCACAAGCTGTTCCAGGGCCAGGAATTCAGCGTCGGCCAGTGGATCCGCGAACTGCGCCTGCAGGGCGCCGAGGCCGACATCCGCGCCGCCGGCCCCGGCCGTACCCTGGCCGATATCGCCTACAAATGGGGCTTCAACGACCAGGCCCACTTCTGCCGCTGCTTCAAGACCCGGTTCGGCATGACCCCGAAGGCCGCCCGCCGAGGGTAA
- a CDS encoding hydantoinase/oxoprolinase family protein encodes MRSKYRLGVDAGGTFTDFVLAENDGSIRVFKSPSTPEDGTIAIRHGLGQIAEALNKPVSQIVQECDLCINGTTVALNALIEKKGVKVGLLCSHGHEDSIEIRLGHKEEGYRYEADFPPAHMIVPRHLRRGIGGRFLADGTEHSPLNEQQIREAVAYFKEQEVESVAISFVWSVRNPAHERRARELVQQLLPGVFVCTGSEVYPQIREYTRTSTTIVNAYLSPVMRRYVERIDDYFRGLGARYPVRYFQSNGGLAIGEAMQGRAVNAINSGPASAPQAGLYVAQPFGIENVITVDMGGTSFDITLTKDSHTNLSKDIDFLRYRIGVPMIQVETLGAGGGSICQVDEYGMLQVGPESAGATPGPVCYGKGGTRPTVTDANLVLGYLNPDAVLGGTIRLNRDAAWQAVKKHVAEPLGISVEKAAYGISTIVNLNMVNGIRRVSIERGYDPRDFALVCAGGAAGMHITALAEEIGSRTVLVPKVASVFCAFGQIISDVRYNYLASEPMPIHREADLSTLNARFHELERQGTEHLLADGFQLGDIGLGRSVEMRYQGQIHECPVEIPGGEITPETVDAMLAAFHRRHEELYTYSEPGNPVELVNIESTLTGRVSKPPVQHRTPVGKTLADALTGHRPMLFDADGHWVETGVYSGERLDVGLEIVGPAVVEEPTTNIVVRPGWCLVLEPNNCYRLTRLK; translated from the coding sequence ATGCGTAGCAAATATCGTCTGGGCGTGGACGCCGGCGGCACTTTCACCGATTTCGTACTGGCCGAGAACGACGGCAGCATCCGGGTGTTCAAGAGCCCGTCCACTCCCGAGGACGGCACCATTGCCATCCGCCACGGCCTGGGCCAGATTGCCGAGGCGCTGAACAAGCCGGTGAGCCAGATAGTGCAGGAGTGCGATCTGTGCATCAATGGCACTACTGTGGCGCTCAACGCCCTGATCGAGAAAAAGGGCGTCAAGGTGGGCCTGCTGTGCAGCCACGGCCACGAAGACAGCATCGAGATCCGCCTGGGCCACAAGGAGGAGGGCTACCGCTACGAGGCCGACTTTCCCCCAGCCCACATGATAGTGCCGCGCCACCTGCGCCGGGGCATAGGCGGCCGCTTCCTGGCCGACGGCACCGAGCACAGCCCCCTCAATGAGCAGCAGATCCGCGAAGCGGTAGCCTATTTCAAGGAGCAGGAAGTGGAGAGCGTGGCCATTTCCTTTGTGTGGTCGGTGCGCAACCCGGCCCACGAGCGCCGCGCCAGGGAGCTGGTGCAGCAATTGCTGCCCGGGGTGTTTGTCTGCACCGGTAGCGAGGTGTACCCGCAGATCCGCGAATACACCCGCACCTCCACCACCATCGTCAACGCCTATCTGAGCCCGGTGATGCGTCGCTATGTGGAGCGCATCGACGACTACTTCAGGGGCCTGGGCGCCCGTTATCCGGTGCGTTACTTCCAGTCCAACGGCGGCCTGGCCATCGGCGAGGCCATGCAGGGGCGGGCGGTCAACGCCATCAACTCGGGGCCGGCCTCGGCGCCCCAGGCGGGGCTTTATGTGGCGCAGCCCTTCGGCATTGAAAACGTGATCACCGTGGACATGGGCGGCACCTCGTTCGACATCACCCTGACCAAGGACAGCCACACCAACCTGAGCAAGGACATCGACTTTCTGCGCTACCGCATCGGCGTGCCCATGATCCAGGTGGAAACCCTGGGCGCCGGCGGCGGCTCCATCTGCCAGGTGGACGAATACGGCATGCTGCAGGTGGGCCCGGAGAGCGCCGGTGCCACGCCCGGGCCGGTGTGCTACGGCAAGGGCGGCACCCGCCCCACCGTGACCGACGCCAACCTGGTGCTGGGCTACCTGAACCCGGACGCCGTGCTGGGCGGTACCATTCGGCTGAACCGGGACGCGGCCTGGCAGGCGGTGAAAAAGCACGTGGCCGAGCCGCTCGGCATCAGCGTGGAAAAGGCGGCCTACGGCATCAGCACCATCGTCAACCTCAACATGGTCAACGGCATCCGCCGGGTGTCCATCGAGCGGGGCTATGATCCGCGCGACTTCGCCCTGGTGTGCGCCGGGGGTGCTGCGGGCATGCACATTACCGCCCTGGCCGAGGAAATCGGCAGCCGCACCGTGCTGGTGCCCAAGGTGGCCTCGGTGTTCTGCGCCTTCGGCCAGATCATCTCGGACGTGCGCTACAACTACCTGGCCTCGGAGCCCATGCCCATCCACCGGGAGGCGGACCTGTCTACCCTCAACGCCCGCTTCCACGAGCTGGAGCGCCAGGGCACCGAGCACCTGCTGGCCGACGGCTTCCAGTTGGGCGACATCGGTCTGGGCCGCAGCGTGGAAATGCGCTACCAGGGGCAGATCCACGAATGCCCGGTGGAGATCCCCGGCGGCGAGATCACCCCGGAGACGGTGGACGCCATGCTGGCCGCCTTCCACCGCCGCCACGAGGAGCTGTATACCTACAGCGAGCCCGGCAACCCGGTGGAGCTGGTGAACATCGAGTCCACCCTCACCGGCCGGGTGAGCAAGCCGCCGGTGCAGCATCGCACCCCCGTGGGCAAGACCCTGGCCGACGCCCTGACCGGCCACAGGCCCATGCTGTTCGACGCCGACGGCCACTGGGTGGAAACCGGTGTGTACAGCGGCGAGCGGCTGGACGTGGGGCTGGAAATCGTGGGCCCGGCGGTGGTGGAAGAGCCCACCACCAACATAGTGGTGCGCCCGGGCTGGTGCCTGGTGCTGGAGCCCAACAACTGCTACCGGCTGACCCGGCTGAAGTAA
- a CDS encoding hydantoinase B/oxoprolinase family protein — MATHVDPITLAVVRGALETTQREMTLTLEKTGRSSVFNLAHDYSNALFDHFPEMILQGQDIPIHLGSLIPAMKAVAEHFGDDIHEGDVIYHNDPAYKGSHILDCCMYKPVFYRGELVFWTVCKGHLTDIGGPVPAGYNPDAKEIYAEGLRIPPVKLWEKGKRRDDVINLLLTNMRARRDQEGDINAQFGACRVGERNLLALLDKYGVKTVQACIAELKDMADRQMRALIRAVPDGVYQGCAVLEDAGHGFGEMAITSTITVSGDRLHIEVQSPPQIPYFINSYEGNSLSGVYLGLMMFAQLPPPYNEGLYRCVTVDLGPKGTLCNAVEPAPHVNCTTTPMETLTDAVRMALEQAAPERVTASWGHASGINIAGIDPRSGEQYVTMVLASIISGAGATQVMDGWHAVGPLCCFGALSSGDIELLEYSYPIIIHRYGLVPDSGGAGKYRGGSGTAWEVEPREHEMQVIAFGEGRQIPTMGAAGAENRLLEPKLGKLVVTRPDGEQVHKHNTMLTIKPGERITNINPGGGGYGPAFERDPRAVLEDVRNGLVSREAAELEYGVALNPDCLSVNWAHTERLRG, encoded by the coding sequence ATGGCCACACATGTAGACCCAATCACCCTGGCGGTGGTGCGCGGAGCGCTCGAAACCACCCAGCGGGAAATGACCCTCACCCTGGAAAAGACCGGCCGCTCCAGCGTGTTCAACCTGGCCCACGATTACAGCAACGCCCTGTTCGACCATTTCCCCGAGATGATCCTCCAGGGCCAGGATATTCCCATCCACCTGGGCTCGCTGATCCCGGCCATGAAGGCGGTGGCCGAGCACTTTGGCGACGACATCCACGAAGGGGACGTCATCTATCATAACGACCCGGCCTACAAGGGCAGCCACATCCTCGACTGCTGCATGTACAAGCCGGTGTTCTACCGGGGCGAGCTGGTATTCTGGACGGTATGCAAGGGCCACCTCACCGACATCGGCGGCCCGGTGCCCGCGGGCTACAACCCGGATGCCAAGGAAATTTACGCCGAGGGCCTGCGTATTCCGCCGGTGAAGCTGTGGGAGAAGGGCAAGCGCCGGGACGACGTGATCAACCTGCTGCTCACCAACATGCGTGCCCGCCGGGATCAGGAAGGGGACATCAACGCCCAGTTCGGCGCCTGCCGGGTGGGAGAGCGCAACCTGCTGGCGCTGCTCGACAAGTACGGCGTGAAAACGGTGCAGGCCTGCATTGCCGAGCTGAAAGACATGGCCGACCGCCAGATGCGCGCCCTGATCCGCGCGGTGCCGGACGGCGTGTACCAGGGCTGCGCCGTGCTGGAAGACGCCGGCCACGGCTTTGGCGAAATGGCGATCACCAGCACCATCACGGTGAGCGGCGACCGGCTGCACATCGAGGTGCAGAGTCCGCCCCAGATCCCCTATTTCATCAACTCCTACGAGGGCAACTCGCTCTCCGGCGTCTACCTGGGGCTGATGATGTTCGCCCAGCTGCCGCCGCCCTACAACGAGGGCCTGTACCGCTGCGTGACCGTGGATCTGGGACCCAAAGGAACCCTGTGCAACGCGGTGGAGCCGGCGCCCCACGTGAACTGCACCACCACCCCGATGGAAACCCTGACCGACGCGGTGCGCATGGCCCTGGAGCAGGCCGCGCCCGAGCGGGTGACCGCCTCCTGGGGCCACGCCAGCGGCATCAACATCGCCGGCATCGACCCGCGCAGCGGCGAGCAGTACGTGACCATGGTGCTGGCTTCCATCATCTCCGGCGCCGGCGCCACCCAGGTGATGGACGGCTGGCACGCGGTGGGGCCCCTGTGTTGCTTCGGTGCGCTCAGCTCCGGCGACATCGAACTGCTGGAGTACTCCTACCCCATCATCATCCACCGCTATGGCCTGGTGCCCGACAGCGGCGGTGCCGGCAAGTACCGGGGCGGCTCGGGCACTGCCTGGGAAGTGGAGCCCAGGGAGCACGAAATGCAGGTGATCGCCTTTGGTGAAGGCCGGCAAATTCCCACCATGGGCGCGGCGGGCGCCGAGAACCGGTTGCTGGAGCCCAAGCTCGGCAAGCTGGTGGTGACCCGGCCCGACGGCGAGCAGGTGCATAAACACAACACCATGCTCACCATCAAGCCCGGCGAGCGGATCACCAACATCAACCCCGGCGGCGGCGGTTATGGCCCGGCCTTTGAGCGGGATCCCAGGGCGGTGCTGGAAGACGTGCGCAACGGCCTGGTGTCGCGGGAGGCGGCCGAGCTGGAATACGGCGTGGCACTCAACCCCGATTGCCTGAGCGTGAACTGGGCTCACACCGAGCGCCTGCGTGGCTGA
- a CDS encoding FUSC family protein, translating into MADNGLLTGMLRLAPSPRPWHFPLLAGLGSGVPLLLGAALGQVEQGLLGALGGMVLLYMPLASMADRMVTLAVCAFGFALCFTLAALTGGHLWGSAAMLALITMLVNLICRYYAVLPPGRFFFVMIAAMASTVPFELSEIPAQTGLLMMGAMSACLLAFGYSLLVPVKHSELTRPAQPDRALSALWLESALIGAVVGGSLLLALALGLHNPYWVPISCAAIMQGNSVSVLLQRKLHRILGTAVGLMLAWLLFSLEPGPWWLALLVIVLTFIIETLVVRNYGLAVIFITPLTVLFASMMQGGALSPDELVLTRMLDIALGSLCGFVGGSLLQWLPSPRRA; encoded by the coding sequence ATGGCTGATAATGGTTTGTTGACGGGCATGTTGCGGCTGGCTCCCAGCCCCAGGCCCTGGCATTTTCCCCTGCTGGCGGGGCTGGGCAGTGGCGTGCCCCTGCTGCTGGGCGCGGCCTTGGGGCAGGTGGAGCAGGGGCTGCTGGGGGCCCTCGGCGGCATGGTGCTGCTTTACATGCCGCTGGCATCCATGGCCGACCGGATGGTGACGCTGGCAGTGTGTGCCTTTGGTTTTGCCCTCTGTTTTACCCTGGCGGCCCTGACCGGCGGTCACCTCTGGGGCAGTGCCGCCATGCTGGCGCTGATCACCATGCTGGTCAATCTGATCTGCCGTTATTACGCGGTGCTGCCGCCGGGGCGTTTTTTCTTCGTGATGATTGCCGCCATGGCCAGCACGGTGCCCTTTGAGCTGAGCGAGATCCCCGCCCAGACCGGCCTGCTGATGATGGGCGCCATGAGCGCCTGTCTGCTGGCCTTTGGTTACAGCCTGCTGGTGCCGGTAAAACACAGCGAGCTGACCCGGCCGGCCCAGCCGGACCGGGCATTGTCGGCGTTGTGGCTGGAGTCGGCGCTGATTGGTGCCGTGGTAGGGGGCTCACTGCTGCTGGCGCTGGCCCTCGGTCTGCATAATCCCTACTGGGTGCCCATTTCCTGCGCCGCCATCATGCAGGGCAACAGCGTATCCGTGTTGTTGCAACGCAAGCTGCACCGCATTCTGGGGACCGCCGTGGGCCTGATGCTGGCCTGGTTGCTGTTCAGTCTGGAGCCCGGCCCCTGGTGGCTGGCTCTCTTGGTGATTGTGCTGACCTTTATCATTGAAACCTTGGTGGTGCGCAATTATGGCCTGGCGGTGATCTTCATTACTCCCTTGACCGTGCTGTTTGCCAGCATGATGCAGGGCGGTGCGCTGAGCCCCGATGAGCTGGTGCTGACCCGCATGCTCGACATTGCCCTCGGCAGCCTGTGCGGCTTTGTGGGCGGCAGTTTGCTGCAATGGCTGCCGAGCCCTCGGCGAGCCTGA
- a CDS encoding NRDE family protein, translated as MCLIALDWQPAAGRLRVLANRDEYYARPTAPADWWPEYPHIWAGRDLQAGGTWLGITQNGRFAALTNVRQGAPQTGRRSRGELVTGFLAGRQSPGDYLQQVLAEGQAYAGFNLLVGDLPAGELHYGGNRSEAGPHPLSAGLHGLSNAGLNTPWPKTERLKCGLARLDGPDDGAALALLSDSTMAPDHLLPDTGVPLELERRLSSVFITGDEYGTRAQTVLHVDNDRVRVREQGRGPHGRLLYHRQAAWRLATARVING; from the coding sequence TTGTGTTTGATTGCCCTTGACTGGCAGCCCGCCGCCGGGCGCCTGCGGGTGCTCGCCAACCGGGATGAATATTATGCCCGCCCCACGGCCCCTGCCGATTGGTGGCCGGAATACCCCCACATCTGGGCCGGACGGGATCTGCAGGCCGGTGGCACCTGGCTGGGAATTACCCAAAATGGGCGCTTTGCGGCCCTGACCAATGTGCGTCAGGGCGCGCCGCAAACCGGACGGCGCAGCCGGGGCGAGCTGGTGACCGGCTTTCTTGCCGGTCGTCAGTCTCCCGGTGACTATCTGCAGCAGGTGCTGGCCGAGGGGCAAGCCTATGCCGGCTTCAACCTGCTGGTAGGGGATTTGCCGGCGGGCGAGCTGCATTATGGCGGCAATCGCTCAGAAGCAGGGCCTCATCCCCTCAGTGCCGGCCTGCACGGGCTCTCCAATGCCGGGCTCAATACCCCCTGGCCCAAGACCGAGCGCCTCAAGTGCGGCCTGGCCCGGCTTGACGGCCCGGACGACGGCGCCGCCCTGGCATTGCTGAGTGACAGCACCATGGCCCCTGATCATCTTCTGCCCGATACCGGCGTGCCCCTTGAGCTGGAGCGCCGGCTGTCATCCGTATTCATCACCGGTGATGAATACGGCACCCGGGCCCAGACGGTGCTGCATGTGGACAATGACCGGGTGCGGGTACGGGAGCAGGGCCGGGGGCCCCACGGTCGTCTTCTGTACCACCGCCAGGCCGCATGGCGGCTGGCAACGGCAAGGGTGATCAATGGCTGA
- a CDS encoding DNA ligase: protein MKPLPLVLPLLWLGVPAPADAEAPPLQLAADYAPHHNPADYLVSEKLDGVRAYWNGRQLVSRGGHAFSAPDWFVAGFPATPLDGELWLGRGRFAELSAAVRRFEPVEDEWREIRFMVFDLPASELPFAARVAALERLAGTLTTPYLQRVQHHALADAAALAARLDEVESEGGEGLMLRHRQSRYVPERNQDLLKLKRFQDAEARVLAQLPGQGRLEGMMGALLVETVDGRRFKLGTGFSDEQRRHPPAPGTLVTYRYRGETATGLPRFASFWRVRDETP from the coding sequence ATGAAACCCCTTCCGTTGGTATTACCGCTGTTATGGCTGGGCGTGCCGGCGCCTGCCGACGCCGAAGCGCCGCCGCTGCAACTGGCGGCCGATTATGCCCCTCATCACAACCCGGCCGACTACCTGGTGAGCGAAAAACTCGACGGTGTTCGAGCGTACTGGAACGGCCGGCAACTGGTGTCGAGAGGGGGGCATGCCTTTTCGGCACCCGACTGGTTTGTGGCCGGTTTTCCCGCCACCCCGCTGGACGGCGAGCTGTGGCTGGGCCGGGGACGTTTTGCCGAGCTGTCGGCGGCGGTACGCCGTTTTGAGCCGGTGGAAGACGAGTGGCGCGAAATTCGCTTTATGGTGTTTGACCTGCCCGCCAGCGAACTGCCGTTTGCGGCCCGGGTAGCGGCACTGGAGCGTCTGGCCGGCACCCTCACCACCCCCTACCTGCAACGGGTGCAGCATCACGCCCTGGCCGATGCCGCCGCCCTGGCGGCACGGCTGGATGAAGTGGAAAGCGAGGGCGGTGAGGGACTGATGCTGCGCCACCGGCAGAGCCGCTATGTGCCGGAACGTAATCAGGACTTGCTCAAGCTCAAACGCTTCCAGGACGCCGAGGCCAGGGTGCTGGCGCAACTGCCGGGGCAGGGCAGGCTTGAGGGCATGATGGGAGCCCTGCTGGTAGAAACGGTCGACGGCCGTCGCTTCAAGCTGGGCACCGGCTTCAGTGATGAACAGCGCCGCCATCCACCGGCGCCGGGCACCCTGGTGACCTACCGCTACCGGGGCGAAACCGCCACCGGACTGCCGCGCTTCGCCAGCTTCTGGCGGGTGCGCGATGAGACTCCCTGA
- a CDS encoding MFS transporter: MSTSSVSDDPFYGRPLVAMLAVFALLLAAANLRGGIVVVGPLVEQIRASLAISASAFSLLTTLPLLCFGIISLCVPALSRRWSPQVLAIGGLLIISLGVVLRLADDYGVVLAGTLLLGAAIALLNVLIPGLVKAFFPRKVGLMTGLYSVTLSTGAGLGVYLAVPLLEHFGSWHYPVALWAVLPLLCVLCWLPMLRVKGVGRPANPIKISLWRDKLAWAITFYMGLQSFYFYSMATWLPKILLESGLDAHEAGTATALINLVSIPFNFLVPILAARMANQRPLVLGIFLASFLGITGLWWQPAAAPLLWASLIGVGCGGALSLALSFFVLRAANTAQATALSAMAQSIGYLLAAAGPAALGVMRDVEGAWQGALLLMMALQLLQLGCGWGAARAVNVVPDQHK, encoded by the coding sequence ATGAGCACGTCCTCCGTCAGTGATGATCCCTTTTACGGCCGCCCTCTGGTCGCCATGCTGGCGGTGTTCGCCCTGCTGCTGGCCGCCGCCAACCTGCGCGGCGGCATTGTGGTGGTGGGGCCCCTGGTTGAGCAAATTCGCGCCAGCCTGGCCATCAGCGCCAGCGCCTTCAGCCTGCTGACCACACTGCCGTTGCTGTGTTTCGGGATCATTTCCCTCTGTGTGCCGGCGCTTTCCAGACGTTGGTCCCCCCAGGTGCTGGCCATCGGCGGCTTGTTGATCATCAGCCTGGGCGTCGTGTTGCGGCTGGCCGATGACTATGGGGTGGTGCTGGCGGGTACCCTGCTGCTGGGTGCCGCCATCGCCCTGCTTAATGTCCTTATCCCGGGTCTGGTCAAGGCGTTTTTTCCGCGCAAGGTGGGGCTGATGACCGGGCTTTACTCGGTGACCCTGAGCACCGGCGCCGGGCTGGGGGTGTATCTGGCGGTGCCGCTGCTGGAGCACTTTGGAAGCTGGCATTATCCGGTGGCCCTGTGGGCGGTGTTGCCGTTGTTGTGTGTGCTGTGCTGGCTGCCCATGCTCAGGGTGAAAGGCGTGGGGCGCCCGGCCAACCCGATCAAGATAAGCCTGTGGCGTGACAAGCTGGCCTGGGCCATTACCTTCTATATGGGGCTGCAGTCGTTTTACTTTTACTCCATGGCCACCTGGCTGCCCAAAATCCTGCTGGAAAGCGGCCTGGATGCCCATGAGGCCGGTACCGCCACCGCCCTGATCAACCTGGTGAGCATTCCGTTTAATTTTCTGGTGCCCATACTGGCGGCGCGCATGGCGAATCAGCGCCCCCTGGTGCTGGGTATTTTTCTTGCCTCTTTTCTGGGCATAACCGGCCTCTGGTGGCAACCGGCCGCCGCGCCACTGCTGTGGGCGTCGCTGATTGGGGTGGGCTGTGGCGGTGCCCTCAGCCTGGCGCTGTCGTTTTTTGTGCTGCGGGCCGCCAACACCGCCCAGGCCACGGCACTGTCGGCCATGGCCCAGAGCATCGGCTACCTGCTGGCGGCGGCCGGTCCGGCGGCGCTGGGAGTGATGCGCGATGTGGAAGGCGCCTGGCAGGGAGCACTACTCTTGATGATGGCCCTGCAGCTGTTGCAGCTGGGCTGTGGCTGGGGAGCGGCCCGGGCCGTGAATGTGGTCCCCGATCAGCATAAATAA
- the mobA gene encoding molybdenum cofactor guanylyltransferase MobA, with protein MLDPKDITAVILAGGRGRRMQGADKGLLPLWGRPLVSHVLERLAPQVGQVLINANRNLEHYRELARVIPDDGYQFAGPLAGFEAGLSHAPSEWVLFVPCDSPLVPADLAARLCAAVHRHDQIAVVDDGTQLHAATALIHQSLLPSLCNYLDGGDRKLQLWYERHQLVPVDFSDQADAFYNLNTPEALVALEQRRKT; from the coding sequence ATGCTGGATCCGAAAGACATTACCGCGGTGATCCTGGCCGGCGGCCGGGGGCGGCGCATGCAGGGCGCCGACAAGGGCCTGCTGCCCCTGTGGGGCCGGCCTCTGGTCAGCCATGTTCTGGAGCGGCTGGCGCCCCAGGTGGGCCAGGTGCTGATCAATGCCAACCGCAACCTGGAACATTACCGGGAATTGGCCAGGGTGATCCCCGACGACGGTTACCAGTTTGCCGGCCCCCTGGCCGGGTTTGAGGCCGGACTCAGCCACGCCCCCAGCGAGTGGGTCCTGTTCGTGCCCTGCGACAGCCCGCTGGTGCCCGCCGATCTGGCCGCCCGGCTGTGCGCCGCCGTGCACCGCCACGATCAGATAGCGGTGGTGGACGACGGCACCCAGCTGCACGCCGCCACGGCACTGATTCACCAGTCCTTGCTGCCTTCCCTGTGCAACTATCTGGACGGCGGCGATCGCAAGCTGCAGTTGTGGTATGAGCGCCACCAGCTGGTGCCGGTGGACTTCAGCGACCAGGCCGACGCCTTTTACAACCTCAATACCCCCGAAGCCCTGGTCGCGCTGGAACAGCGGCGTAAGACGTAA
- a CDS encoding NAD(P)H nitroreductase has translation MDALELLLNRHSNPRLVAPAPAGEQLNTLFRAALRAPDHAALTPWEFIVFEGEQRRALGEVLAAAAEAKGESADAIDKARNAPLRAPMVITVVAKIKEHDKVPRLEQELSAGCALMAMQMAAQSMGFNGIWRTGWFAFDRGVHDALGLAEQDQIVGFLYLGTPEVAVRKLPERDPAQFVRYFGR, from the coding sequence ATGGATGCACTGGAACTGTTACTGAACCGCCACTCCAACCCCCGGCTGGTGGCGCCGGCGCCTGCCGGTGAGCAACTCAACACCCTGTTCCGCGCGGCCCTGCGCGCGCCGGATCACGCCGCACTCACTCCCTGGGAATTTATTGTGTTTGAAGGCGAGCAGCGCCGGGCCCTGGGCGAGGTGCTGGCGGCGGCGGCCGAGGCGAAGGGAGAGAGCGCAGACGCCATCGACAAGGCCCGCAATGCGCCCCTGCGCGCCCCCATGGTGATCACCGTGGTGGCCAAGATCAAGGAGCATGACAAGGTGCCCCGTCTGGAGCAGGAGCTGTCCGCCGGTTGCGCCCTGATGGCCATGCAGATGGCGGCCCAGAGCATGGGCTTTAACGGCATCTGGCGTACCGGCTGGTTCGCCTTTGACCGGGGAGTGCATGATGCACTGGGACTGGCAGAGCAGGATCAGATTGTCGGCTTTCTGTATCTGGGCACGCCGGAAGTGGCGGTACGCAAGCTGCCCGAGCGGGACCCGGCCCAGTTCGTGCGCTATTTCGGCCGTTAA